The following are from one region of the Paracoccus sp. S3-43 genome:
- a CDS encoding GNAT family N-acetyltransferase — MKIEQTDDLAACHALRRAVFIDEQGVSEAEERDDRDADAIHLLARRDGRPVGTARILLQGDTGKIGRVCVLAQARGTGLGAALIRAALDALRNRPGIVRAELGAQTHALGFYEKLGFTAFGPVYDDAGIPHRDMIRDL, encoded by the coding sequence ATGAAGATCGAACAGACCGACGACCTTGCCGCCTGCCACGCCCTGCGCCGCGCCGTATTCATCGACGAACAGGGCGTGTCCGAGGCCGAGGAACGGGACGACAGGGACGCGGACGCCATTCACCTGCTGGCGCGCCGGGATGGCCGCCCGGTCGGCACCGCGCGGATCCTGCTGCAAGGCGACACCGGCAAGATCGGCCGCGTCTGCGTGCTGGCGCAGGCGCGCGGCACGGGCCTGGGCGCGGCGCTGATCCGGGCCGCGCTCGACGCGCTGCGGAACCGGCCGGGGATCGTCCGCGCCGAGCTGGGCGCCCAGACCCATGCCCTGGGCTTTTACGAAAAGCTGGGCTTCACCGCATTCGGCCCGGTTTACGACGACGCGGGGATCCCGCATCGTGACATGATCCGCGATCTGTAA
- the dapE gene encoding succinyl-diaminopimelate desuccinylase → MIDAADLTARLIRCPSVTPEEGGALVLLADLLAEAGFEVHRVDRNGTPNLFARWGARGARSFGFNGHTDVVPPGDLGSWTHPPFSGHVEDGVIWGRGATDMKSGVAAFVAAAIDFVRETPPDGAVILTITGDEEGPSRDGTTAILDWMDQHGERMDACIVGEPSNPEIMGEMMKIGRRGSVTFTITARGVQGHAAYPHKAKNPLHALTAFLNDLIAAPLDAGTEHFDPTGLQITSIDCGNPASNVIPETARAVVNIRFNDLHSAASLEADLTARAARVSAATGVTLTIAAQVTGEAFLTQPGPFVDLVRSVVTQETNRQPVLSTTGGTSDARFIKNHCPVVEFGLVGTYMHQVDERVPVAQVQQLKTIYQRILEKYFE, encoded by the coding sequence ATGATCGACGCCGCCGACCTGACCGCCCGCCTGATCCGCTGCCCCTCGGTCACGCCCGAGGAAGGCGGCGCCCTGGTCCTGCTGGCCGACCTGCTGGCGGAAGCAGGATTCGAGGTTCACCGCGTGGACCGCAACGGCACGCCCAACCTGTTCGCCCGCTGGGGCGCGAGGGGCGCGCGCAGCTTCGGCTTCAACGGCCATACCGATGTGGTGCCGCCGGGCGACCTGGGTTCCTGGACGCATCCCCCGTTCAGCGGCCATGTCGAGGACGGCGTGATCTGGGGCCGGGGCGCGACCGATATGAAATCGGGCGTCGCGGCCTTCGTGGCCGCCGCCATCGACTTCGTGCGCGAAACGCCCCCCGACGGCGCGGTGATCCTGACCATCACCGGGGACGAGGAAGGCCCGTCCCGCGACGGCACCACCGCGATCCTCGACTGGATGGATCAGCACGGCGAACGCATGGACGCCTGCATCGTCGGCGAACCCTCGAACCCCGAGATCATGGGCGAGATGATGAAGATCGGGCGGCGCGGGTCCGTGACGTTCACGATCACCGCCAGGGGGGTGCAGGGCCATGCCGCCTATCCGCACAAGGCCAAGAACCCGCTGCACGCGTTGACCGCTTTTCTGAACGACCTGATCGCCGCGCCGCTGGACGCGGGGACCGAGCATTTCGACCCGACCGGCTTGCAGATCACCAGCATCGACTGCGGCAACCCGGCCTCGAACGTGATCCCGGAAACGGCGCGGGCGGTGGTCAATATCCGCTTCAACGACCTGCACAGCGCCGCCAGCCTGGAAGCCGACCTGACCGCCCGTGCCGCCCGCGTCAGCGCGGCGACCGGCGTGACGCTGACCATTGCCGCCCAAGTCACGGGAGAGGCCTTCCTGACCCAGCCCGGCCCCTTCGTCGATCTGGTCCGCAGCGTCGTCACCCAGGAAACCAACCGCCAGCCGGTGCTGTCCACCACGGGCGGCACCTCGGACGCGCGCTTCATCAAGAACCACTGCCCGGTGGTCGAATTCGGGCTGGTCGGCACCTATATGCACCAGGTGGACGAACGCGTGCCGGTGGCGCAGGTCCAGCAGTTGAAGACCATCTACCAGCGGATTCTGGAAAAATATTTCGAATGA
- a CDS encoding sulfite exporter TauE/SafE family protein: MFGLDPWQFWTIFAVTAFAGFVKGAIGFAMPLVMASAFASILPPQTALAALILPVLTTNVNQALREGVGAAARSIRDYRWHIGMVLLFMAVSAGFATAIPQQAMYALLGFPVVGFALWQLSGTPLALPVHHRRRAEIVTGIVGGLYGGVSGIWGPPLVVLLLSLGAEKREQMRVQGVVFLLGSAGLTVAHLMSGVLNAQTIPLSAALCIPAFAGMFAGQALQDRMDVAQFRRWTLILLVITGLNLVRRALSDWI; encoded by the coding sequence ATGTTTGGACTGGATCCTTGGCAATTCTGGACGATCTTCGCCGTCACGGCCTTCGCGGGCTTCGTGAAGGGCGCCATCGGATTCGCCATGCCGCTGGTCATGGCCTCGGCCTTCGCCTCGATCCTGCCGCCGCAGACGGCGCTTGCCGCGCTGATCCTGCCGGTGCTGACCACCAACGTGAACCAGGCGCTGCGCGAGGGGGTCGGGGCGGCGGCGCGGTCGATCCGCGATTATCGCTGGCATATCGGCATGGTGCTGCTGTTCATGGCGGTCTCGGCAGGCTTCGCCACGGCGATCCCGCAACAGGCGATGTATGCGCTGCTGGGCTTTCCGGTGGTGGGCTTCGCGCTGTGGCAATTGTCGGGGACGCCCCTGGCGCTGCCCGTCCATCACCGCCGCCGGGCCGAGATCGTGACCGGCATCGTCGGCGGCCTCTATGGCGGCGTCTCGGGCATCTGGGGGCCGCCGCTGGTGGTCCTGCTGCTGTCCCTGGGGGCCGAGAAGCGCGAACAGATGCGGGTGCAGGGCGTGGTCTTCTTGCTGGGCAGCGCCGGGCTGACGGTGGCGCATCTGATGTCGGGCGTGCTGAACGCCCAGACCATCCCGCTGTCCGCCGCGCTGTGCATTCCCGCCTTCGCCGGAATGTTCGCGGGTCAGGCCTTGCAGGACCGCATGGATGTCGCACAATTCCGCCGCTGGACGCTGATCCTGCTGGTGATCACCGGCCTGAACCTTGTCCGCCGCGCCCTTTCCGACTGGATATGA